The sequence below is a genomic window from Methanorbis rubei.
AAAAATACCCAACAACTTAACCACACATCCCGCCCAAACATAACCTACTCATGTCGCCACTCAGCTGCCCGAAATGCGGCGCTCCGGTACGTGCCGAACACGGCAAACAGTATGTCACCTGCGATTCCTGCCAAACGGTGATCTATATTGACCGAAGCAGTGTCATCTTCAACTACATCATGCCCTTTATTCTGGACGAGGAAAAAGCCCGTGCAGTGTTTCGCCGCTGGTGTGCAGGCCCCTCGCTCGCCAAAGATCTTGAATTGAATGCTGAAGTAACTTCGGTCGAAAAAATTTACTTCCCGGTCTTCCTCTTCCGCCGAACAATCAAGGGCCAGGAAAAATCCATCATCAAACCGGCAAAAGGAACAACACTCCCCGGACTCCAGAGTCAGATCATTCCGCCGGGCGATGTCATAGTGTTTGACGCAACCATCTCCACCAAAGGAGCTGAAGTCATCACACCTGAGATAAGCGTTGAGACCTATCTCGCAGATCTCCCGGGAACCGCCAAAGAGCAGGCACTGCTCTACCTTCCTTTCTACGTGTTCCACTACCGGTATCAGGGCGTGGACTACACCTCTGTGATGGGAGGAACCTCAGGCCGCGTCTACACCGCAGGATTTCCCGGTCGGTCCGCCGCACCCTACGCTCTTGTCGTCGGCGGAGGATTTCTTCTCGCCTTCATCGGCGGCATTCTCGGTTTCACCGTAACGCCGATATTTTATGTGCTCGCTTTTGCCGGCGCTGCGCTCGCTATGTTCACCGGTCGGGCTGTGGTGAAAACTCCTGAAGGAGGAAAATTATGAGCGACGCAAACCTTCTCGTCGGACTCTCATGCCCCGGATGCGGAGGAATCATTGAAGTTGCCGAAGGAAACAGACTTGCGTTCTGTCCGTTCTGCAACTCTGCTCTTGCGATCACCGCAGATGATGCGGGCATCACACGGTTCATGTACAAGATGGAAGTTACCGAAGCCGCTGCGGAAGCTGCCGCGAAAAAATGGTTCAGGACTTTTCCCAAAGCCCGCGACCTTGCGGCGTCTGCTGTTATCACCGAAATATTTCCCATGTACCTTCCGTTCTGGCGGCTGATTGGAACCGGCAAGGCAATTGCCTGCGGTTACTCAGAGCACACCGACAAAGACGGTCACACGCATACCACGCATCATGAAGATAGTTCTGACAGCGAGTACGTCTGGTCGGTCATCGCCTGCCAGACCGGTGATCTCGGTATTGCCGTCCCGCCCAACCCGCATGGAAAACTTCTGCCGTATGCTGACGGAGATATTCCGGTCTTTGAGACGACCTCCTCCCGCGACGAAGCTTACGATCAGGCAGACACCGACATCAGAATGGAAGCTCACCGCCGCGCGTCGTCAGGCATTGAGACCCTGACATTTTCCAAAACATTCTGCGTGCCCCGCGAGTTCTCGCTCCTCTACTACCCATACTGGATTATTCGGTACCAGTACCGGGAACGCGACTACTTTGTCGTGCTTGACGGGGTTGCAGGAACTCCGGTCTCCGGTCGGGCACCGGGCGACCAGACCTACCAGGCACTTGCCGCAGGTCTTGGCTCAGGATTCGGCGGACTTTGCGCAGGAGCAGGAGTTGCGTACGCCCTATACTCAGGCTCCGACTACGCCATCGCCGGTTTCGGCGGTGTGGTGATGGGTCTTATTCTTGTGCTTGCCGGTTACTGGATGTTCAGATTCGGCTCAGAAATCACCGAAGGAAAACTCACCGGCGGCATATCACTTTCGACCAAAGGATTCGGACAGAAAACTGTCCGGGAGATCAAACGATAACATGGCACTGCTGGTAAAAAATCTGTTCTGCCGCGGCTGCGGCTCCCCGTTGAAAGCAAAAGAGGCTGACCTCATTCTGTTCTGTCCGGCATGCAAAAAAACGATGGAGTTTTTGGATACCGACGTGGGCGACGTTGTCCCCCACATTTTTGCGCCGAAGTCTGAGAACAAAGATCTCGTGTACCTTCCGTTCTGGAGAATCGACGCTGACATCAACGTCACTCACTGTGATACGGTCGGCGGATTTTTACGGATCACCAAAAAACCGATGCGTGGCCTGTGCAACTTCTATGTCTGTGCCGCAGACCTGATGCCGAGGCGAACTGCCGGATGGAATCTTGAGTTCAGCAGATCGATGCCGAAAGCTCCTGAGATCTCAGACTTCAGACGTGCTCCGCACTACCCTGTGGTGAAAAATTCCAAAACTGCGGAGAAGGATGCAGAGTTTCTCTTCCTCAAACATGAGATCGATCTCTCAGGAACTCTGCAGGATATCGAGTACAGTTTTGCGGTTCGCGGTCATGAACTGTATTATATCCCATTCATCAGACGCGGGGATGACCTGAGTCCCGCAGTCTGATACCTTCCCTTTTTCAGGTTCTACAGCAAAACAGTAGTTGATGAGCCTCTCCGCCTACGTTACGATTATTCGTCCGGCAAACGCGGTAATTTCCGGTATTACGGCGATCATTGCTTACTTGATCGCATCAGGAACCAATGTTTTTTCCGCTTTTGCCCTTTTTGTGATTGTGACCGTAATCTGTGGTGCGGGCAATGTGCTCAATGATTACTTTGATCGGGATATCGATGCGATCAACCGGCCCGACCGCCCGATTCCGTCGGGCGCACTTTCTCCCCACAATGCTGCGGTGTGGGCGGGAGTTTTGTTTGCCGTTGGTATTCTCGTAAGCTTTGCAACCAACTTCTGGTGTCTTGCAATAGCTGTGGTAAATACAATTCTTTTGATTGCGTACGCGGCGAAGCTGAAGAAAATACCGCTGCTTGGAAATCTTTCGGTTGCATATCTTTCAGGAAGCATCTTCCTCTTCGGCGGAGTTCTTGTTGGCCCTGAGTCGTTTATTGTTACGCTGCCGCTGTTTGCGATCACCTTCTTTGGAACGCTTGCCCGCGAGATTCTCAAGGCAGCCGAAGATATCGAGGGGGACGCGGCGGGCGGGGCCCGCACGCTTCCGATGATTCTTGGTGTGCAGAAGAGCGGTTACGTTTCTGTTATCCTGATTGTGTGTGCGATTATCGCAAGCATTGCCCCGTACTCACGCTGGGGAGTTCCGTATCTCGCGGCAATTGCAGTAATTGATCTGTTCATTTTGTATGCTGCGGCAAAATCCGTCCGCTGCAAAACTCCAGCTGAACTGATTGCCGCACGGTCCACGAGTCTGATCAAGTACGGAATGTTTGCGGCGCTTTTCCTGTTCCTTGTGATGGAGTTGTGGTACGGCATCATTTCTCCGCTGCTGTGAGGAAACCAAGCAATGGGCAACCTATTAATACCGTGAGAATGAAGGTTATTATACGTAACAGGGGTATCGATGAAAGTTTTCGTAAAGGACAAGACCTATCTGGCAGAACGGGGTTCCTATTTTAAGGAGTCAGTCAAAATCGACGGGGATTTCATTGTGCCTCCGAAAACTCAGTTTTGGAGAGATCTTGTGGTGACCGGCAATCTTTCGCTCGGTGTCGGGTCAAGGGTCGGCGGCAATATCACCTGCAACGGGGCGGTTATTTCCCGCGGTTGTCTGGTGGAAGGAGAACTTATCTCAGATACTGATCAGGTAACAATCTGCGACGGCGCCCGCGTGCGGGTGATCAAGTCGAACGGCAATGTGCTGCTCCGCCCGGGAATTGTGTCTGATGAAGTGCACGGGGAAAATATTCTGGTGATGGGAAAAGTGCACTGCGGGAAACTGATGGGGAGAAACACCCGCGTCATCAACCAGTAATTTTTTTCAAAGTGTTTTGTGGAAGATTAAGAGATCTTCAAAGGTCCCATCGTTTTTGCGGTACCCGTTCGGAATTGTTCCGATCACATTGAATCCGAGTTTGAGGTAGAGGGTGATTGCTCCGTAGTTTGATTTTATGACTGCATTGTACTGAAGTCCCAAATAACCGCACTCTTTTGCTTTTGTCAGTGAGTCTGTGACAAGAATTTTTCCAACTCCGTATCCGCGGAATTTTTTGTCAACGCCGTAGGATGCGTTTGCGGTGTGCGAGCAGCGCCCGACATTGTTGTCATGCAGTATGTAAAATCCTGCAACTTCGCCGTTTACAACTGCGCAAACGGTTGCTGTCTGTGATCTGAAAAATGCGTCGGCCTCGTTTTTGGTGAACGCTGTTTCCTGCGGAAACGCGTTGGCGTCCCGTACTATGTCGTTCCAGACTTCGGTTACTCTGTCTGCTTCATCTGATGTGTAGGGTTTGCAGATGATCTTCATTGTTTCTCTATTGGTGAGGATTCGTATATATGTGTCAGGGAATTGTTCTGGTTCAATCATTTTTCACGCAAAAATTCTCATGATAACAAAACCTATTATCTCACCCTTCCTATTATCTGATATTATGCAGGAGATGGAATCCAGAGAAAAACCAGAGAAAGCAACGGTTACCATCTCCGTAACTCCACGCGTAAAAGAGACGCTCTGTTCTTTGAAGCGAGGGAACGAGTCATACAGTGAGATTTTAGAGCCGATTCTCTATACCGTTGCCGTTTCAGAGTCTGATGAGGGTATTGGTGCAGTGTTTCTCAAATCAGTTTATGTGAACGATGATCTGAAGAAACTGAAAAAGCCGATCCCGCTCAAAGTCATCATTGAAGATAATACACTGATTCTCTCAAATAGCGAGTTTAAGATTCTCGTAACCTGCATTGATATCATTGAAGGACTGGAGGAAGCCCGCCTGCAGTTTGCAGATCTCATTGATATTTATACAGACCATCAACCCATGACTGAAGGGGCGGTCACGTTTGGCAAAAAATTGATGGACGCAGTTTGGGCGTGATATCTTGTCGGTACTAAAATGTGATGCGGTTACCAAAGCCCTGAAAAAGAAAGGTTTTGTTTTAGTACGCGGCCGATCAAAGCATATTGTTTATTTCTTTGTGCATGATGGAAAGAAATCAGAAATTGCAACACATTTGAGCCACAATAAACAGGAAATCAACGATGCACTACAGCGGGAGATGGCAGAGCAGACCTATCTCTCAAAAACCGAATTTGCAGAAATGGTCTCTTGTAAAATTGGATATGACGAACTTGTCGCCCGTTATGTCGATCTCGGTCTCCTTCAGAAAGACTAACTCCTTTCTTCCGCAGATATGCGGGCGCGAGTGAAAGAAATTCTTATCACCAAAAACTTCTCAGAATATATATTGGATTGCCAGCAATCCAGTAACCCTTTATGCCTGTCATGCCATCTATATAAGTATCTTTTATGGCTGAGGAAGGACGTACTACGCAGGAATGGGCAAAGATTATTCTTCGCCGGCTTGTATTCCTTGGTGGTCCGCTCGCTCTCTACGGTGCATTTATTGTGTTTCTGTGGTTTGTGTATCCGCCGGAAGGCGGCCTTCTTGGTCAGCCGAGCGAGAGATTTCTGATAATTATGGGACTTCTCATCGCGTACCTTGTGCCGCCGTTTGGCAAAGAAACAATCATTCCCATATCCATGGGCCTCGGGTTTCCTGCATGGCTCATCAGCTCAGGCATTATTTTAATGGACATCTGCAGCTGTCTTTTAATTGCGCTGAACTTTGATCTGCTGCAAAAAATTCCGTTTGTCGGCGGCCTGATTCGTAAGTTTACGGACGGGGCGAACAAGGTCCGCAAGAAAAGCCCCTGGATTGAACAGCTGTCGCACGTGGGATTGCTTATATTTATGTACATCCCGCTGCAGGGCTCGGGCGCTACCAACTCCACGATTCTCGGCCAGCTTTTTGGCATGCGAAAGATAACGGTGTTCTGGATTGTGACCCTCGGCAGTATTTTGTCGACCCTCACGATTGCTTTTGGTTCGGCTGCGGTTCTGGATCTCTGGCAGGTTAATCCATGGTATGCGGTGCTTGCGATTGTTTTGATTGCGGTCGCTGTTATCGTGCTTGCTGTTCTCTGGCACCGGTACACGAAACGGTTTTCTCCGAAAAATCCTGCATGCGACTGCGATACAGATGAGGAAGATTTTCTTCCCTAAACACCTATACTTGGTTTGCATTTTATGACCGAAGACGCCGTTACTCCGTATTATCAGCCTACCCTTCGCGTTCGGCTGATAATGTCAGGCGGTGTTCTGGCAGTATTTGGTGCAGTGCTGCTGTTTCTTTTTCTGACGACTCCCGATGGAGAGTTTTACAAACTGGCAGGATGCCTCGCCGCCTATATCATGCCAGGATTTGGCAAGGAGAGTATTGTACCCATTGCAATGGCTCTTGGTTTTTCCTGGTGGCAGATTACGCTTGGTATCGTTGCGAGTGACATGGCTCTTGCGGTTATTATCGCCTACAACTTTGATCTGCTGCTCCGCATTCCGCTGCTCGGCAGACTTCTCCGCTATTTTACGAAGAAGACGAATGAAATTCTCCAGAAGCATCGCTGGATTGAAGGGCTGTCGCTGATCGGTCTGTTTCTGTTTATGTACATTCCATTCATGGGTTCGAGTGCGATCAATACTACCATCGTCGGCAGACTTTTGTCTGTGCCGCCGCGAATTCTTTTGACGATTGTGTTTGTTGGAAGTGTTCTTGCAACGCTGACGATGGCTGTTGGTATGCAGTTCATCATCAATTTGTGGATGATGAATCCCTTGTTTGCGATTATTGCGGTGATTGCGGTGGTTGGTTTTGCGGTTGGGTGCTGGAAGCTCTGGCAGCGGTACACGCAGAAACGGTTCGGGTCGTGATGAGATATGAAACGCTAATAACGCGAATAGCGCGAATAAAAAATCGCCAATGGCGATTTTTAAAATATTACCAAAATTATTTTTTTATACAACTCTCTCAGCTCGGTAAAATTACTGAGAATTTTTTCTTTTGAATAGGAGTTACGCGGTGATGATTTTCATTGTTTGGGATTTTTCTGTAGGCTGTCTTGCTTGGAGTAACCACGGAGCACACTGAACACACGGAATTCCACGGAAAAAAACACAGAATACCGCTTCGCTTACGGTAAACACGGAACGCATGCCTTCGGCCTGCTTACCGCTTCGCGGGAAAGTCTAAGTGTACGGGTATTGGTATATGTCACCGTTTTGAGATGCCAACTTCCTTGGGCTTTCCGTGTTTTCCGTAAGCGAAGCGGTATTCTGTGTTTTTTCCGTGTGTTCAGTGTGTTCCGTGGTTGCCCCAAATAAAACCAAGGGCAGAGAATCCCTTTTCCTTATGCTATTTCATACCGTGTAAGTCCTATTTTGAAAAATTTCCATTGGCGATTTTTAAGAAATTACAAAAATTATTTTTCACACAATTTTTTCTGTTCTGAAAAATTACTGAAGATCTTTTTCTTTTGAAAAACCGCCATTGGCGATTTTTTATTCGCGCTATTCGTGCTATTCGCGTTTAATAATTATTTCGCGTTTCAAAAAAATAATCACTTACAAAACTCGGTAAACCGCTTCAGCTCTGCATGGGCGGACTTCGTGCTGCCCACATACTCAACAAACTGTTTGATCTTCTGAATCGTCGCCGCGTTCAGCTCATGCTCCATGAAACATGCATCCTTCTCAGCAATCTGATCCGGCACCGCAATCAGACGGAGAAACTCCACCAGCACATCATGGCGGTACTTGATCTGCTCGGCAACTGCCCGGCCCGCGTCCGTCAGCGTCACCCCTTCGTATTTGCGGTAGACCACCAGTTTCTTATGATCAAGCTTTGCAAACATCTCAACAACCGAAGGAGGAGACAGGTCCAGCTCGTCAGCGACGTCCCGTGTTTTCGCGTAGCCTTTCTCTGCCGAAACATTGAGGATTGTCTCAAGATAATCCTCCTCCTTCATCGTAAGGCGTTTGCAGTGTGGTGTTTGCGGGGTCGCATCCATGTGCTACTAAGTTTTCTCACGCAAGATTATGAGCATTTGCTTTGCGAATTTTCGGATGTTTTCAAAAAATCCGAAACATCTTCGGCTGCCGCATCGCTCCCGAATAAAATTAGGCGGCTGAATATACCAACCTAACCGCAAACAAAGTAGTATGCAAATGACATCACCTCTCGTAACCCTAAACTGCATCCCCTGCGGTTCCTCTGCGACGGTCGCATCCCTTGAACATGGGGCAGAAATTACCAAACGCCTTCTTGAACTCGGCATCACCCGGGGAACCGACATCACTGTGCTTGGCAATGCCCCGCTTGGCGACCCCATGATTGTCCGCGTTCGCGGATGCCAGTTTGCGATCCGCAGAAACGAGGCAAAAAACATTCTCATGGAGATTGCATGAGCGAAAAACGAATCATTGTCGCCCTCGCTGGAA
It includes:
- a CDS encoding geranylgeranylglycerol-phosphate geranylgeranyltransferase, yielding MSLSAYVTIIRPANAVISGITAIIAYLIASGTNVFSAFALFVIVTVICGAGNVLNDYFDRDIDAINRPDRPIPSGALSPHNAAVWAGVLFAVGILVSFATNFWCLAIAVVNTILLIAYAAKLKKIPLLGNLSVAYLSGSIFLFGGVLVGPESFIVTLPLFAITFFGTLAREILKAAEDIEGDAAGGARTLPMILGVQKSGYVSVILIVCAIIASIAPYSRWGVPYLAAIAVIDLFILYAAAKSVRCKTPAELIAARSTSLIKYGMFAALFLFLVMELWYGIISPLL
- a CDS encoding small multi-drug export protein yields the protein MAEEGRTTQEWAKIILRRLVFLGGPLALYGAFIVFLWFVYPPEGGLLGQPSERFLIIMGLLIAYLVPPFGKETIIPISMGLGFPAWLISSGIILMDICSCLLIALNFDLLQKIPFVGGLIRKFTDGANKVRKKSPWIEQLSHVGLLIFMYIPLQGSGATNSTILGQLFGMRKITVFWIVTLGSILSTLTIAFGSAAVLDLWQVNPWYAVLAIVLIAVAVIVLAVLWHRYTKRFSPKNPACDCDTDEEDFLP
- a CDS encoding type II toxin-antitoxin system HicA family toxin; amino-acid sequence: MSVLKCDAVTKALKKKGFVLVRGRSKHIVYFFVHDGKKSEIATHLSHNKQEINDALQREMAEQTYLSKTEFAEMVSCKIGYDELVARYVDLGLLQKD
- a CDS encoding metal-dependent transcriptional regulator; its protein translation is MDATPQTPHCKRLTMKEEDYLETILNVSAEKGYAKTRDVADELDLSPPSVVEMFAKLDHKKLVVYRKYEGVTLTDAGRAVAEQIKYRHDVLVEFLRLIAVPDQIAEKDACFMEHELNAATIQKIKQFVEYVGSTKSAHAELKRFTEFCK
- a CDS encoding small multi-drug export protein, whose amino-acid sequence is MTEDAVTPYYQPTLRVRLIMSGGVLAVFGAVLLFLFLTTPDGEFYKLAGCLAAYIMPGFGKESIVPIAMALGFSWWQITLGIVASDMALAVIIAYNFDLLLRIPLLGRLLRYFTKKTNEILQKHRWIEGLSLIGLFLFMYIPFMGSSAINTTIVGRLLSVPPRILLTIVFVGSVLATLTMAVGMQFIINLWMMNPLFAIIAVIAVVGFAVGCWKLWQRYTQKRFGS
- a CDS encoding polymer-forming cytoskeletal protein; its protein translation is MKVFVKDKTYLAERGSYFKESVKIDGDFIVPPKTQFWRDLVVTGNLSLGVGSRVGGNITCNGAVISRGCLVEGELISDTDQVTICDGARVRVIKSNGNVLLRPGIVSDEVHGENILVMGKVHCGKLMGRNTRVINQ
- a CDS encoding GNAT family N-acetyltransferase — protein: MKIICKPYTSDEADRVTEVWNDIVRDANAFPQETAFTKNEADAFFRSQTATVCAVVNGEVAGFYILHDNNVGRCSHTANASYGVDKKFRGYGVGKILVTDSLTKAKECGYLGLQYNAVIKSNYGAITLYLKLGFNVIGTIPNGYRKNDGTFEDLLIFHKTL
- a CDS encoding FeoA family protein encodes the protein MTSPLVTLNCIPCGSSATVASLEHGAEITKRLLELGITRGTDITVLGNAPLGDPMIVRVRGCQFAIRRNEAKNILMEIA